In Desulfomonile tiedjei DSM 6799, a genomic segment contains:
- a CDS encoding TRAP transporter large permease, with product MIATIVILFFLLLFMGMPIAVMLLITTTATLAIHTNTSLAVIPQQLFNALDNSILLSIPFFILAGNVMTQGSMARRLIDVVNSFVGSFPGGLAIAGTLACLFFAALSGSSPATVVAIGSVMIPALIEAGYGEKFSIGLLTSAGSLGVVIPPSIPMILYCLVMNTSIAELFMAGIVPGLLIGGSFIAYTVYLARKNGWQRSRSVTWGERLRILKDGIWGVLLPVIVLGGIYAGVFTPTEAAAVSLVYSLLVEICIYREIGIRDVPEVCIQGAVLSGCLLFILASAMTLIWLLTSQRLPHQIADLITAHVSSGWVFLILVSILFLILGTVMDNVSAMLILSPLFAETLGRFGIDYIHYGIIMVLVIEFGFLTPPFGLNLFIAMGLTDKSLVEVSNSIWPFLAILLFCLLLVTFIPQISLFLPGLLLR from the coding sequence GTGATCGCGACTATAGTCATTCTCTTTTTTCTTTTGTTGTTCATGGGAATGCCCATAGCAGTCATGCTGCTGATAACCACTACCGCTACGCTTGCCATACACACGAATACTTCTCTGGCTGTAATTCCTCAGCAACTCTTTAATGCGCTGGACAATTCCATTCTTCTATCCATTCCGTTTTTCATCCTGGCCGGGAATGTCATGACCCAGGGGTCGATGGCCCGGAGACTCATTGACGTGGTCAATTCCTTTGTGGGTTCGTTTCCCGGCGGTTTGGCCATTGCGGGAACTCTCGCGTGTTTATTCTTTGCCGCGCTTTCGGGTTCCAGTCCCGCAACTGTCGTGGCCATTGGGTCGGTAATGATCCCGGCACTGATCGAAGCAGGGTATGGAGAGAAGTTTTCCATCGGACTTCTCACGTCCGCGGGATCGCTAGGGGTTGTCATTCCTCCGTCCATCCCCATGATTCTTTACTGTCTGGTCATGAACACTTCCATAGCCGAGCTATTCATGGCAGGCATTGTACCCGGGCTTTTGATAGGAGGATCGTTCATCGCATACACTGTCTACCTGGCTCGCAAGAACGGTTGGCAGCGCTCCCGGTCCGTCACGTGGGGCGAAAGGCTGAGGATACTGAAAGACGGCATCTGGGGCGTATTGTTGCCGGTTATCGTGTTGGGAGGCATTTATGCCGGCGTGTTCACGCCCACCGAAGCCGCTGCAGTGAGCCTCGTATATTCTCTTCTGGTCGAAATTTGCATATACCGGGAAATCGGTATTCGGGACGTTCCGGAAGTCTGCATACAGGGGGCTGTGCTTTCCGGGTGTCTGCTGTTTATACTCGCGTCCGCTATGACGCTGATCTGGCTTCTCACGTCCCAGCGTCTGCCGCATCAAATTGCCGACCTGATTACTGCTCACGTGAGCAGTGGGTGGGTCTTTCTCATCCTTGTGAGTATCCTTTTCCTTATCCTCGGGACAGTGATGGACAATGTTTCCGCGATGCTGATTCTGTCCCCCTTATTCGCAGAAACCCTGGGTCGATTCGGGATCGATTACATCCATTATGGGATAATTATGGTTCTGGTCATAGAATTCGGTTTCCTCACTCCACCATTCGGATTGAACCTGTTTATAGCCATGGGGCTGACCGACAAGAGCCTGGTGGAGGTCTCCAACAGCATATGGCCGTTCCTCGCGATTCTTCTCTTCTGTCTCCTGCTGGTGACGTTTATTCCCCAGATATCGCTTTTTCTCCCGGGGCTCCTCTTGCGCTGA
- a CDS encoding TRAP transporter small permease: MFRDAVKWMAGFLNRLEEWTLVFILLGLGLLSFVQVCCRYLLGFSFIWMEELNRYLGVLIAFLGAAIGVKYGTHFSMDLVYEKVSSNRFRHGLKTAVNVACAIMFVIVAYYGWIQAVKLRQFGVRTSVLLVPKYWAYLPIPFFSAIMSFRFFDLAGKHFQAMLKGQPFTRT; encoded by the coding sequence ATGTTCAGGGACGCTGTTAAATGGATGGCCGGATTCCTGAATCGCCTGGAGGAATGGACTCTGGTCTTTATCCTCCTGGGTTTGGGACTGCTTTCGTTTGTTCAGGTCTGTTGCCGGTATCTGCTGGGGTTCAGCTTCATCTGGATGGAAGAGCTGAATCGTTATCTTGGTGTGTTAATCGCATTTCTGGGGGCCGCAATAGGAGTAAAATACGGGACCCATTTTTCCATGGATCTCGTGTATGAGAAAGTGTCGAGCAACCGTTTCAGGCATGGCCTGAAAACAGCCGTCAATGTGGCATGCGCAATCATGTTCGTGATCGTAGCGTATTACGGTTGGATTCAGGCTGTGAAGCTTAGGCAATTCGGCGTTCGCACATCGGTTCTGCTGGTTCCCAAGTATTGGGCTTATTTGCCGATACCGTTCTTTTCCGCAATCATGTCTTTTCGATTCTTCGACCTGGCTGGAAAACACTTTCAAGCTATGCTGAAGGGGCAGCCGTTTACCCGAACGTGA